From Epinephelus lanceolatus isolate andai-2023 chromosome 5, ASM4190304v1, whole genome shotgun sequence, the proteins below share one genomic window:
- the LOC117262893 gene encoding histone H2B 1/2-like: MPETTVKAPKKGSKKAVSKSVSKTGKKRRTRKESYAIYMYKVLKQVHPDTGISCKPMGIMNSFVSDIFERIAGEASRLAHYNKRSTITSREIQTAVRLLLPGELAKHAVSEGTKAVTKYTTSK; this comes from the coding sequence ATGCCTGAAACCACCGTGAAAGCGCCCAAGAAGGGCTCAAAGAAAGCCGTGTCTAAGAGCGTCAGCAAGACCGGCAAAAAGAGGAGGACCAGGAAGGAGAGCTACGCCATTTACATGTACAAGGTGCTGAAGCAGGTCCACCCCGACACCGGCATCTCGTGCAAGCCCATGGGCATCATGAACTCGTTTGTGAGCGACATCTTTGAGCGCATCGCTGGTGAGGCCTCTCGTCTGGCTCACTACAACAAGCGCTCCaccatcacttccagggagATCCAGACCGCCGTCCGCCTGCTGCTGCCCGGTGAGCTGGCCAAGCACGCCGTGTCTGAGGGCACCAAGGCCGTCACCAAGTACACTACCTCCAAGTAA
- the LOC144463616 gene encoding histone H1-like isoform X2, protein MAEEAPAPAAAPAKAAKKKVSRPKKAGPSVSELILKTVAASKERSGVSAAALKKALAAGGYDVDKNKSRVRTAIKALVAKGSLVQTKGTGASGSFKMSKKAAEPKKVKKPAKKAAPKAKKPAAPKKPKTAAAKKPTAAKKSPKKAKKPAAAKKAAKSPKKAAKSPKKATKSPKKATKSPKKVAKKAPAAKKAPAKKAAKPKVKKAAAKKK, encoded by the exons ATGGCAGAAgaagctccagctccagccgCCGCGCCAGCCAAAGCCGCCAAGAAGAAGGTTTCCAGACCGAAGAAGGCCGGTCCCAGCGTCAGCGAGCTCATCCTGAAAACTGTGGCCGCATCCAAGGAGCGGAGCGGTGTGTCTGCGGCCGCCCTCAAGAAGGCTCTGGCTGCCGGAGGCTACGATGTGGACAAGAACAAGTCCCGCGTCAGGACCGCCATCAAGGCTCTGGTGGCTAAGGGCTCTCTGGTCCAGACCAAAGGGACCGGGGCCTCCGGCTCCTTCAAGATGAGCAAGAAGGCTGCCGAACCTAAGAAGGTCAAGAAGCCGGCCAAGAAAGCCGCTCCTAAAGCCAAGAAGCCCGCAGCACCCAAAAAGCCCAAGACAGCGGCAGCGAAGAAGCCAACAGCCGCTAAGAAGTCTCCCAAGAAGGCCAAGAAACCCGCAGCGGCCAAGAAAGCAGCCAAGAGCCCCAAGAAGGCTGCAAAGAGCCCGAAAAAGGCCACCAAGAGCCCCAAGAAG GCCACCAAGAGCCCCAAGAAGGTGGCCAAAAAGGCCCCTGCAGCCAAGAAAGCCCCCGCAAAGAAGGCAGCCAAGCCCAAAGTCAAGAAAGCAGCAGCCAAGAAGAAGTGA
- the LOC144463616 gene encoding histone H1-like isoform X1 — MAEEAPAPAAAPAKAAKKKVSRPKKAGPSVSELILKTVAASKERSGVSAAALKKALAAGGYDVDKNKSRVRTAIKALVAKGSLVQTKGTGASGSFKMSKKAAEPKKVKKPAKKAAPKAKKPAAPKKPKTAAAKKPTAAKKSPKKAKKPAAAKKAAKSPKKAAKSPKKATKSPKKVAKKAPAAKKAPAKKAAKPKVKKAAAKKK, encoded by the coding sequence ATGGCAGAAgaagctccagctccagccgCCGCGCCAGCCAAAGCCGCCAAGAAGAAGGTTTCCAGACCGAAGAAGGCCGGTCCCAGCGTCAGCGAGCTCATCCTGAAAACTGTGGCCGCATCCAAGGAGCGGAGCGGTGTGTCTGCGGCCGCCCTCAAGAAGGCTCTGGCTGCCGGAGGCTACGATGTGGACAAGAACAAGTCCCGCGTCAGGACCGCCATCAAGGCTCTGGTGGCTAAGGGCTCTCTGGTCCAGACCAAAGGGACCGGGGCCTCCGGCTCCTTCAAGATGAGCAAGAAGGCTGCCGAACCTAAGAAGGTCAAGAAGCCGGCCAAGAAAGCCGCTCCTAAAGCCAAGAAGCCCGCAGCACCCAAAAAGCCCAAGACAGCGGCAGCGAAGAAGCCAACAGCCGCTAAGAAGTCTCCCAAGAAGGCCAAGAAACCCGCAGCGGCCAAGAAAGCAGCCAAGAGCCCCAAGAAGGCTGCAAAGAGCCCGAAAAAGGCCACCAAGAGCCCCAAGAAGGTGGCCAAAAAGGCCCCTGCAGCCAAGAAAGCCCCCGCAAAGAAGGCAGCCAAGCCCAAAGTcaagaaagcagcagcaaagaagaAGTGA
- the LOC144463616 gene encoding histone H1-like isoform X3 produces MAEEAPAPAAAPAKAAKKKVSRPKKAGPSVSELILKTVAASKERSGVSAAALKKALAAGGYDVDKNKSRVRTAIKALVAKGSLVQTKGTGASGSFKMSKKAAEPKKVKKPAKKAAPKAKKPAAPKKPKTAAAKKPTAAKKSPKKAKKPAAAKKAAKSPKKAAKSPKKATKSPKKVAKKAPAAKKAPAAKKAPAKKAAKPKVKKAAAKKK; encoded by the exons ATGGCAGAAgaagctccagctccagccgCCGCGCCAGCCAAAGCCGCCAAGAAGAAGGTTTCCAGACCGAAGAAGGCCGGTCCCAGCGTCAGCGAGCTCATCCTGAAAACTGTGGCCGCATCCAAGGAGCGGAGCGGTGTGTCTGCGGCCGCCCTCAAGAAGGCTCTGGCTGCCGGAGGCTACGATGTGGACAAGAACAAGTCCCGCGTCAGGACCGCCATCAAGGCTCTGGTGGCTAAGGGCTCTCTGGTCCAGACCAAAGGGACCGGGGCCTCCGGCTCCTTCAAGATGAGCAAGAAGGCTGCCGAACCTAAGAAGGTCAAGAAGCCGGCCAAGAAAGCCGCTCCTAAAGCCAAGAAGCCCGCAGCACCCAAAAAGCCCAAGACAGCGGCAGCGAAGAAGCCAACAGCCGCTAAGAAGTCTCCCAAGAAGGCCAAGAAACCCGCAGCGGCCAAGAAAGCAGCCAAGAGCCCCAAGAAGGCTGCAAAGAGCCCGAAAAAGGCCACCAAGAGCCCCAAGAAGGTGGCCAAAAAGGCCCCTGCAGCCAAGAAA GCCCCTGCAGCCAAGAAAGCCCCCGCAAAGAAGGCAGCCAAGCCCAAAGTCAAGAAAGCAGCAGCCAAGAAGAAGTGA
- the LOC144463617 gene encoding histone H3-like codes for MARTKQTARKSTGGKAPRKQLATKAARKSAPATGGVKKPHRYRPGTVALREIRRYQKSTELLIRKLPFQRLVREIAQDFKTDLRFQSSAVMALQESSEAYLVGLFEDTNLCAIHAKRVTIMPKDIQLARRIRGERA; via the coding sequence ATGGCAAGAACCAAGCAGACCGCGCGTAAATCCACCGGAGGCAAAGCCCCGAGGAAGCAGCTGGCCACCAAGGCTGCCCGTAAGAGCGCCCCGGCCACGGGCGGCGTGAAGAAGCCTCACCGTTACAGGCCCGGTACCGTGGCTCTCAGAGAGATCCGTCGCTACCAGAAATCCACGGAGTTGCTGATCCGCAAGCTGCCCTTCCAGCGCCTGGTCCGAGAAATCGCTCAGGATTTCAAGACCGACCTGCGCTTCCAGAGCTCCGCTGTCATGGCTCTGCAGGAGTCCAGTGAGGCTTACCTGGTGGGCCTGTTTGAGGACACCAACCTGTGCGCCATCCACGCCAAGAGAGTCACCATCATGCCCAAAGACATCCAGCTGGCCCGTCGTATCCGCGGAGAGAGAGCTTaa